The DNA window GAGGTTGCCGCGGGCGACCTGCGCCTGCGCTGCGGCGAGACGAAGCATCCCATTGGCCGCATCTGAAGCCAACCCACCGCTGCACGTCGTCCTGGTGGAGCCGGAGATCCCTCCCAATACCGGCAGTATTGCCCGGCTCTGTGCGGCGACCGGCGTGCGGTTGCACCTCGTGCGGCCGCTGGGCTTTTCGCTCGACGATCGTCACCTCAAACGCGCCGGGTTGGATTACTGGCCGCACGTCGATGTGCACGTACACGACCGCTGGCAGGGCTTCATCGATGCCTCGGCGCCCCGACGCGTGCACTGTTTCTCCGCTCGTGCGACGCGCAGTTACGTTACCGCCGCATACGCTCCGGGCGACGTGCTCGTCTTCGGCTCCGAAACGCGCGGCCTGCCCCCCGACATCCTCACCGAGCATGCAGAAACCACGTTCGTCATTCCGATCCGCAGCCCGCACGTACGCAGCCTGAACCTGTCCAACGCCGTGTCCATCGTCGTCTACGAGGCCTTAAGCCGCTTCGACCTCGATTGGTTCGCCACTGCCTGACGGTGCAGAGCGCTCGACCTCCATGCATCCGATTCACGACGAAGTCCTCGCGTATATTGCCAACCCGGCACCGGAGCGTTTCGCCGCGCTGGCCCTGGCCGTGTTCGAGCATCAGTTCGCATCCATTCCGGCGTACCGGGCAGTCTGCGAGCGCCGTGGCGCCACGCCGGACTCGGTTGGCGACTGGCGGCTGGTCCCACCGGTACCCACGCTCGCTTTCAAGTATCGGCAGCTCTGTTGCGCCCCGCCCGAGCACGTCTTCATGACCAGTGGCACCACGACCGGAGGCGAGCGTCGCGGCCGCCACCCGATGCCCGACCTGCGTCTCTATCGCGCTGCGGCGCTCGCCGGCTTGCGACAATTCGTGCTGCCGGACCGGCATGACATCCGCATCGTGTCGCTCATACCGCCGGTGCAGCAGCGACCCGAATCGTCGCTGGCCCAGATGGTCGCCTGGGCGCTCGAAGCGTTCGGCGCGCCCGGAAGTGTCGTCTGTGCCGGCGACGATCGCTTCGACTTCGACGCCGGCGCCGCGGCGTTGCGGCGCAGCGAAGCCGACGGCGCGCCGGTCTGCATCATGACCACAACTGCCGGTCTGTTGCGGTTCCTGGACCATTGCGACAGACGCGGCTGGACCTTCCGGTTGCCGCACGGCAGTCGGTTGATGGACACCGGCGGCACCAAGGGTGCGCCGCGCGTCCTGTCCCGCCAGGGTCTGTTGCACGGGTGTTGGAGCGCGTTCGCGATCCCCGGCTATTTCGTCGTCAACGAGTACGGCATGGCCGAACTGTCGTCGCAGTTCTACGACAACGTCGTTCGCGACCGGTACCACGGGCTGGCAACGCGCCGGGCCAAGACCAGCCCACCGTGGCTGCGCACCCGCGTGCTCGACCCGGCAACCTTAAGAGAAGTCCCGGACGGCGATCCGGGGGTTCTTTGTCATACCGATCTGGCGAACGCCGGCACCGCGCTGAGCGTACTCACCGAAGACCTGGGTCGCCTGACCGCGGACGGTCTTGAAATCACGGGTCGGGTTGCGGGTGCCGAGGCACGGGGATGTTCGCTGGCCCTGGCTGAGTTCGTTTCTTGAGGAGGGTTTACCTCCCTTACCGCGCCCGCAAACGGGGGGCCGGGCGGCGGGGTAGATCGGACTCCACTTGTCGCCTCCCCGTCGATAGGCATTGCCACGACCCTCCGCTATGCTGCGCCCGTGCCTGTCTGCGTGCCGGCATATCACCTGCCGGGACTCGGCGAAGATATCGCAACCGAGGTCCGGCGCGTGAACGACATCGAGGTCGAGCTCGCTCAGCTCGGCCCCGATGACCTGCGCCGGGCGGTCGCCGCGGCGCGGATGACGGCGGAGCGCTGGCTGCGACAGCAGTCGATCGAAGCAATCCTCGAAACGCTCGACGAGGTCGTCGGCCGCTGGCTCTCTACCGGATACCACCTGCGGCAGGCGGTCGACGAAGTTCTGCCCATGGCCACGGGCTTCTCGCGCGCGGCCGTACGCGAGGGCTTCCCGTTGCTGATGTTGCCGCTGCGGGCGGCGCCACTGCGGGCGTTACTCGATGCC is part of the Candidatus Binatia bacterium genome and encodes:
- a CDS encoding tRNA (cytidine(34)-2'-O)-methyltransferase, with the protein product MAASEANPPLHVVLVEPEIPPNTGSIARLCAATGVRLHLVRPLGFSLDDRHLKRAGLDYWPHVDVHVHDRWQGFIDASAPRRVHCFSARATRSYVTAAYAPGDVLVFGSETRGLPPDILTEHAETTFVIPIRSPHVRSLNLSNAVSIVVYEALSRFDLDWFATA
- a CDS encoding CoF synthetase, which translates into the protein MHPIHDEVLAYIANPAPERFAALALAVFEHQFASIPAYRAVCERRGATPDSVGDWRLVPPVPTLAFKYRQLCCAPPEHVFMTSGTTTGGERRGRHPMPDLRLYRAAALAGLRQFVLPDRHDIRIVSLIPPVQQRPESSLAQMVAWALEAFGAPGSVVCAGDDRFDFDAGAAALRRSEADGAPVCIMTTTAGLLRFLDHCDRRGWTFRLPHGSRLMDTGGTKGAPRVLSRQGLLHGCWSAFAIPGYFVVNEYGMAELSSQFYDNVVRDRYHGLATRRAKTSPPWLRTRVLDPATLREVPDGDPGVLCHTDLANAGTALSVLTEDLGRLTADGLEITGRVAGAEARGCSLALAEFVS